A portion of the Myxococcaceae bacterium JPH2 genome contains these proteins:
- the lysW gene encoding lysine biosynthesis protein LysW, with protein MQPQKQMDALGGSPCPLCALDVPGGNRMMGEVVTCEGCDAELEVVGLNPLRLAEAPEVEEDWGE; from the coding sequence ATGCAGCCGCAAAAGCAGATGGACGCCCTGGGTGGCAGCCCATGTCCCCTGTGTGCGCTGGACGTCCCGGGGGGGAACCGGATGATGGGCGAGGTCGTCACATGCGAAGGCTGTGACGCGGAGCTGGAGGTGGTGGGGCTCAATCCACTGCGTCTGGCCGAGGCGCCCGAGGTCGAGGAAGACTGGGGCGAGTAG
- a CDS encoding RimK family alpha-L-glutamate ligase, which yields MATIDLVYTRLRAEERLIHDALRRRDCVVHMHQDADLVLSLDKRPWSQSDTVLMRSMSFTRARYLATFLEVKGARVLNSARAISTCGDKALTSAALAARGVRQPWSFVAFDEEACLAEIERRGYPVVTKPVLGSWGRMVARIDSRSAAEGILSTRFGTGGAQDHVALVQQYIDKPGYDLRVYVMGRAVGGMRRRSEHWITNTARGAVPERYEVPAAHAKLAEEAAAAVGGDIVAVDLLETREGEVYVNELNHCVEFGRSIELTGIPLPDLIAEHVLGVRR from the coding sequence ATGGCGACGATCGACCTCGTCTACACGCGCCTGCGCGCCGAGGAGCGGCTGATTCACGACGCCCTCCGCCGGCGAGACTGCGTCGTGCACATGCACCAGGACGCGGACCTGGTGCTGTCGTTGGACAAGCGGCCCTGGTCGCAGAGCGACACGGTGCTCATGCGCAGCATGTCCTTCACGCGGGCGCGCTACCTGGCCACCTTCCTGGAGGTGAAGGGGGCACGCGTCCTCAACAGCGCGCGGGCCATCTCCACCTGCGGGGACAAGGCCCTGACGTCCGCGGCGCTGGCGGCGCGCGGCGTGCGGCAGCCGTGGTCGTTCGTGGCCTTCGATGAGGAGGCGTGCCTCGCGGAGATTGAGCGGCGGGGCTACCCGGTGGTGACGAAGCCGGTGCTGGGCTCGTGGGGCCGCATGGTGGCGCGCATCGACTCGCGCAGCGCCGCCGAGGGCATCCTGTCCACGCGCTTCGGGACGGGCGGCGCGCAGGACCACGTGGCGCTCGTGCAGCAGTACATCGACAAGCCGGGCTATGACTTGCGCGTGTACGTGATGGGGCGCGCGGTGGGCGGCATGCGCCGGCGCTCCGAGCATTGGATCACCAACACGGCGCGCGGCGCGGTGCCGGAGCGCTACGAGGTCCCCGCCGCGCACGCGAAGCTGGCGGAAGAGGCCGCGGCGGCGGTGGGTGGCGACATCGTCGCGGTGGACCTGCTGGAGACGCGCGAGGGCGAGGTCTACGTCAACGAGCTGAACCACTGCGTGGAGTTCGGGCGGAGCATCGAGCTGACGGGCATCCCGCTGCCGGACCTCATCGCCGAGCACGTGTTGGGAGTCCGGCGATGA
- the argC gene encoding N-acetyl-gamma-glutamyl-phosphate reductase translates to MTARVAVLGAAGYTGGEVLRLLLAHPAVEVVQATSGQFAGKRLDFPHPHLRGMSTLRYSPHDAVEPCDVLVSCLPSGELLQRWERVAPLAERVVDLSADFRLDAEGHARWYPQNPRPPGLPTFVYGLPEWMGESLAGARFVCIPGCMAHAGLLALIPLVRAGVVKPEVVVDAKTGSSGGGSSPGRSSHHPERANALRCFRPVGHRHTGELEDIVSRVTGVRPTVHFSATAVPSVRGILATVHAFASRPVDEAEVARVLAMAYRDKPFVRLLRPNSAASPFPEPGPLAGTNHCDLAVSVDAERGRIVVNAAIDNLVKGASGTAVHALNLMLGRPETEGLGFRGLHPL, encoded by the coding sequence ATGACGGCGCGCGTGGCGGTGCTGGGCGCGGCCGGCTACACGGGCGGCGAGGTGCTGCGCCTCTTGTTGGCCCACCCGGCCGTGGAGGTGGTGCAGGCGACCTCGGGCCAGTTCGCGGGCAAGCGGCTGGACTTCCCGCATCCGCACCTGCGGGGCATGAGCACGCTGCGCTACTCGCCCCATGACGCGGTGGAGCCGTGCGACGTGCTGGTGAGCTGCCTGCCCTCGGGCGAGCTGCTCCAGCGCTGGGAGCGCGTGGCCCCGCTGGCCGAGCGCGTGGTGGACCTGAGCGCGGACTTCCGGCTGGACGCCGAGGGACATGCGCGCTGGTACCCGCAGAACCCGCGACCTCCAGGCCTGCCCACGTTCGTCTATGGGCTGCCGGAGTGGATGGGGGAGTCGCTCGCCGGCGCGCGCTTCGTCTGCATCCCCGGGTGCATGGCGCACGCGGGGCTCCTGGCCCTCATCCCGCTGGTGCGCGCGGGCGTGGTGAAGCCCGAGGTCGTGGTGGACGCGAAGACAGGCTCATCGGGCGGCGGCTCCTCGCCGGGCCGGTCCTCGCACCATCCGGAGCGGGCCAATGCGCTGCGCTGCTTCCGGCCCGTGGGCCACCGGCACACCGGGGAGCTGGAGGACATCGTCTCGCGCGTGACGGGCGTGCGACCCACCGTCCACTTCAGCGCCACCGCTGTGCCGTCCGTGCGCGGCATCCTGGCCACCGTGCACGCGTTCGCATCGCGGCCCGTGGACGAGGCCGAGGTGGCGCGCGTGCTCGCCATGGCCTACCGGGACAAGCCGTTCGTGCGGCTGCTGCGTCCCAACTCCGCCGCGTCGCCGTTCCCGGAGCCGGGCCCGCTGGCGGGCACCAACCACTGCGACCTCGCCGTGTCCGTGGACGCCGAGCGCGGCCGCATCGTGGTCAACGCCGCCATCGACAACCTGGTGAAGGGCGCGTCGGGCACGGCGGTGCACGCGCTCAATCTCATGCTCGGGCGTCCGGAGACCGAGGGACTCGGCTTCCGGGGGCTGCATCCCCTCTAG
- a CDS encoding phage major capsid protein — MSSLVTTADVSPGRAFAEACQQQGAQASVSFNTTITDAFPGFKRRPRIAVRGMFKVARAEKDPVPYWYETHPRTAPTVKVEDVELRPEAAFEFHQDQMPLKPTTAWIQVPRPLLEDREALAQFIDFRLLVRLNTAENQALCIGKGGERVRGLLETPGIRRLPPRKTPVASLLSACAEVEQMGGSADGIIINSLDFYAHLVGQNGLLGDLASMGVRICRTRMVNPGTVIVGDFTAAATLFDSGRSVIRFAQPPPGIFPREGLAAYGEVYTALTVHLPTHFFVTSLV; from the coding sequence ATGAGCTCGCTTGTCACGACGGCGGACGTGTCTCCCGGCAGGGCCTTCGCGGAGGCGTGCCAGCAGCAAGGAGCGCAGGCGTCCGTCTCGTTCAACACGACCATCACCGACGCCTTCCCCGGCTTCAAACGCCGCCCGCGCATCGCCGTGCGCGGCATGTTCAAGGTGGCGCGCGCGGAGAAGGACCCCGTGCCCTACTGGTACGAGACGCACCCGCGCACGGCGCCCACCGTGAAGGTGGAGGACGTGGAGCTGCGTCCCGAGGCGGCCTTCGAGTTCCATCAGGACCAGATGCCCCTGAAGCCCACCACCGCGTGGATTCAAGTGCCTCGGCCGCTGCTGGAGGACCGCGAGGCGCTGGCGCAGTTCATCGACTTCCGCCTGCTCGTGCGCCTCAACACGGCGGAGAACCAGGCGCTGTGCATCGGCAAGGGCGGCGAGCGCGTGCGGGGCTTGTTGGAGACGCCGGGCATCCGCCGCCTGCCGCCGCGCAAGACGCCGGTGGCCTCGCTCCTGTCGGCGTGCGCCGAGGTGGAGCAGATGGGCGGATCCGCGGACGGCATCATCATCAACTCGCTCGACTTCTACGCGCACCTGGTGGGCCAGAACGGGCTCCTGGGGGACCTGGCCAGCATGGGCGTTCGCATCTGCCGCACGCGCATGGTGAACCCGGGCACGGTCATCGTGGGGGACTTCACCGCCGCGGCCACGCTGTTCGACAGCGGTCGCTCCGTCATCCGCTTCGCGCAGCCTCCGCCCGGCATCTTCCCGCGCGAGGGACTGGCCGCGTATGGCGAGGTCTACACGGCGCTCACGGTGCACCTGCCCACCCACTTCTTCGTCACCTCGTTGGTGTGA
- a CDS encoding sulfotransferase has product MADAPVLTVLYITGWCRSGSTILGNVLNELPGAFHVGELSFLWKNAYGHGSNTLCGCGTQLVDCAIWKAVLEGPERAAEVVKRQQAAVRTRHTWRVLDEAGESTPLREHAAFLARTYRAIADVTGSTVLVDSGKFPSEAALLPHVEGIRPLYLHLVRDPRAVTHSWTKTKQYVVPMSAARSTAYWVGFNLASEEVTRRHPSASVFLRYEDFIAAPSATVDTLLDLMGVDRARNPVDGRTVVLGTNHTVTGNPDRFRSGPTLLRGEDDAWRGELSASARATTLAMAWPLMARYGYFSGTAPVADSRRDVLGTGTRQ; this is encoded by the coding sequence ATGGCGGACGCGCCCGTGCTCACGGTCCTCTACATCACCGGGTGGTGCCGCAGCGGCAGCACCATCCTCGGCAACGTGCTCAACGAGCTGCCGGGCGCCTTCCACGTGGGCGAGCTGAGCTTCCTCTGGAAGAACGCCTACGGCCACGGCTCCAACACGTTGTGCGGCTGCGGCACGCAGCTGGTGGACTGCGCCATCTGGAAGGCCGTCCTCGAGGGGCCTGAGCGCGCGGCGGAAGTGGTGAAGCGGCAGCAGGCCGCGGTGCGCACCCGGCACACGTGGCGCGTGTTGGACGAGGCGGGCGAGTCCACCCCGCTGCGCGAGCACGCGGCCTTCCTCGCGCGCACCTACCGCGCCATCGCGGACGTGACGGGCAGCACGGTGCTGGTGGACAGCGGCAAGTTCCCCTCCGAGGCGGCGCTGCTGCCGCACGTGGAGGGCATCCGGCCCTTGTACCTGCATCTGGTGCGGGACCCGCGCGCGGTGACGCACTCGTGGACGAAGACGAAGCAGTACGTCGTCCCCATGTCCGCGGCCCGCAGCACCGCGTACTGGGTGGGCTTCAACCTCGCCTCCGAGGAAGTGACGCGCCGCCATCCGAGCGCGTCCGTCTTCCTGCGCTACGAGGACTTCATCGCCGCGCCGAGCGCCACGGTGGACACGCTGCTCGACCTGATGGGCGTGGACCGCGCGCGCAACCCGGTGGATGGGCGCACGGTGGTGCTGGGAACGAATCACACCGTCACGGGCAACCCGGACCGCTTCCGCAGCGGGCCCACGTTGCTGCGCGGCGAGGACGACGCATGGCGAGGCGAGCTGTCCGCCTCGGCTCGCGCCACCACCCTGGCCATGGCCTGGCCACTGATGGCGCGCTACGGCTACTTCTCCGGCACCGCCCCGGTCGCCGACTCCAGGAGGGACGTGCTTGGAACTGGGACTCGCCAATAA
- a CDS encoding SDR family oxidoreductase, with product MELGLANKVALVAGGSSGLGLAVAEELVKEGAHVAIAARDPERLARAERMLNAVGRGRVLASPVDVRDAAAMRRWVEQVSAKLGGPHIVVTNSGGPPPGPATGFDVDDYRDATNAVLLPPIGLALAALPYMKRAGWGRLLFITSETVVRPVARFALSGFARSGIVAFAQALVQELGDSGITVNVLAPGYTRTPPVERTAGASGDVDAGLRAMAAHIPMKRVGRADEFAAAAVFLASERASFITGTVQLVDGGASVVG from the coding sequence TTGGAACTGGGACTCGCCAATAAGGTCGCGCTCGTCGCCGGAGGCTCCAGCGGTCTGGGGCTCGCGGTGGCCGAGGAGCTGGTGAAGGAAGGCGCGCACGTGGCCATCGCGGCGCGTGACCCCGAGCGCCTCGCGCGCGCCGAGCGCATGCTCAACGCGGTGGGCCGCGGTCGCGTGCTCGCCTCTCCCGTGGATGTCCGGGACGCGGCGGCCATGCGCCGCTGGGTGGAGCAGGTGTCCGCCAAGCTGGGCGGTCCGCACATCGTGGTGACGAACAGCGGAGGACCTCCGCCGGGGCCCGCCACGGGCTTCGACGTGGACGACTACCGCGACGCCACGAACGCGGTGCTCTTGCCGCCCATCGGGCTGGCGCTCGCGGCGCTGCCGTACATGAAGCGGGCCGGATGGGGGCGCCTGCTCTTCATCACCTCCGAGACGGTGGTGCGTCCGGTGGCCCGCTTCGCGCTGTCGGGCTTCGCGCGCTCGGGCATCGTCGCGTTCGCCCAGGCGCTGGTGCAGGAGCTGGGCGACTCGGGCATCACCGTCAACGTGCTGGCCCCCGGCTACACGCGCACGCCGCCGGTGGAGCGCACCGCGGGGGCCTCGGGGGACGTGGACGCGGGGCTGCGCGCCATGGCCGCGCACATCCCCATGAAGCGGGTGGGGCGCGCGGACGAGTTCGCCGCCGCGGCCGTGTTCCTCGCCAGCGAGCGCGCGTCCTTCATCACGGGCACGGTGCAGCTCGTGGATGGCGGCGCG